Proteins encoded by one window of Pseudomonas tructae:
- the putP gene encoding sodium/proline symporter PutP, with protein sequence MSVSNPTLITFVIYIAAMVLIGFMAYRSTNNLSDYILGGRSLGSVVTALSAGASDMSGWLLMGLPGAIYMSGLSESWIAIGLIVGAYLNWLFVAGRLRVQTEHNGDALTLPDYFSSRFEDNSGLLRIISAVVILVFFTIYCASGIVAGARLFESTFGMSYETALWAGAAATIAYTFVGGFLAVSWTDTVQATLMIFALILTPVIVLIATGGFDTTFAAIELKDAGNFDMLKGTTFIGIISLMGWGLGYFGQPHILARFMAADSVKSIAKARRISMTWMILCLVGTCAVGFFGIAYFSAHPEVAGPVTENHERVFIELAKLLFNPWIAGVLLSAILAAVMSTLSCQLLVCSSALTEDFYKTFLRKGASQMELVWVGRAMVLLVAIVAILIASNPENRVLGLVSYAWAGFGAAFGPVVLISVLWKGMTRDGALAGILVGAITVVVWKHFSIWGLYEIIPGFILGALAIYFVSKAGSPSKGMVSRFEAADEAFKAAH encoded by the coding sequence ATGAGTGTAAGCAATCCAACCTTGATCACGTTCGTGATCTACATCGCGGCAATGGTACTGATCGGCTTCATGGCCTATCGCTCCACCAACAACCTTTCCGACTACATTCTTGGCGGCCGTAGCCTCGGCAGCGTGGTCACCGCGCTTTCGGCCGGTGCCTCGGACATGAGTGGCTGGCTGCTGATGGGCCTGCCGGGCGCCATCTATATGTCGGGTCTGTCGGAAAGCTGGATCGCCATCGGCCTGATCGTCGGTGCCTACCTGAACTGGCTGTTCGTTGCCGGCCGCCTGCGGGTGCAGACCGAGCACAACGGCGATGCGCTGACCCTGCCGGACTACTTCTCCAGCCGTTTCGAAGACAACAGCGGCTTGCTGCGGATCATCTCCGCCGTGGTCATCCTGGTGTTCTTCACCATCTACTGCGCTTCGGGCATCGTGGCCGGTGCCCGCCTGTTCGAAAGCACCTTCGGCATGTCTTACGAGACCGCGCTGTGGGCCGGCGCAGCAGCGACCATTGCCTACACCTTCGTGGGTGGCTTCCTGGCGGTGAGCTGGACCGATACCGTCCAGGCCACGCTGATGATCTTCGCCCTGATCCTGACCCCGGTGATCGTACTGATCGCAACCGGTGGTTTTGACACGACCTTCGCCGCCATCGAGCTCAAGGACGCCGGCAACTTCGACATGCTCAAGGGCACCACCTTCATCGGCATCATCTCGCTGATGGGCTGGGGTCTGGGCTACTTCGGCCAGCCGCATATCCTGGCGCGTTTCATGGCCGCTGACTCGGTCAAATCGATCGCCAAGGCCCGTCGCATCTCCATGACCTGGATGATCCTGTGCCTGGTCGGTACCTGCGCCGTTGGCTTCTTTGGTATCGCCTACTTCTCGGCGCACCCTGAAGTGGCCGGCCCGGTTACCGAGAACCACGAGCGTGTGTTCATCGAGCTGGCCAAGCTGCTGTTCAACCCATGGATCGCCGGTGTTCTGCTGTCGGCCATCCTGGCAGCGGTCATGAGTACCCTGAGCTGCCAACTGCTGGTGTGCTCGAGCGCCCTGACCGAAGACTTCTACAAGACCTTCCTGCGCAAGGGTGCTTCGCAGATGGAACTGGTCTGGGTCGGTCGTGCCATGGTTCTGCTGGTGGCCATTGTTGCCATCCTGATCGCCTCCAATCCGGAGAACCGCGTACTGGGTCTGGTCAGCTACGCCTGGGCAGGTTTCGGCGCAGCCTTCGGCCCGGTCGTGCTGATCTCGGTCCTGTGGAAAGGCATGACCCGCGACGGCGCACTGGCCGGTATCCTGGTCGGCGCGATCACCGTGGTGGTGTGGAAACACTTCTCCATCTGGGGTCTGTACGAAATCATCCCGGGCTTCATCCTCGGCGCCCTGGCGATCTACTTCGTCAGCAAGGCCGGCAGCCCGTCGAAAGGCATGGTGTCGCGCTTTGAAGCGGCCGATGAGGCGTTCAAAGCCGCTCATTGA